From the Octadecabacter antarcticus 307 genome, one window contains:
- the folP gene encoding dihydropteroate synthase produces MVYYRPIAMTDPHRPAAAKTLAGGWCWFTHAQRLERGQPSRLVAVAEIPEGVLNRLTSSRAPIAGLDMLAPKIMGILNVTPDSFSDGGLFNAPDAALAQARTMVADGADILDIGGESTRPGAATVDVDEEIARIAPVIAAIRMDSDTPISIDTRKARVAQAAFAAGASMVNDVSAFTYDPEIARVTAGAGAPCCLMHAMGEPATMQDAPTYGDVTLDVYDALEERINTAEAAGIGRHQIIVDPGIGFGKTQDHNLTLLKNLSIFHGLGCAILLGASRKRFIGTLGNAPDARDRTAGSVAIALHGIGQGMQILRVHDTFATRQAMSLHMAVN; encoded by the coding sequence ATGGTGTACTACCGCCCCATCGCCATGACTGACCCGCACCGCCCTGCAGCGGCTAAAACCCTTGCCGGTGGCTGGTGCTGGTTCACCCATGCGCAGCGGCTGGAACGCGGCCAGCCAAGCAGGCTTGTTGCAGTGGCCGAAATTCCTGAAGGCGTTCTGAACCGTCTCACGTCCTCACGTGCGCCGATCGCGGGGCTGGACATGCTCGCGCCCAAAATAATGGGCATCCTTAACGTGACACCCGACAGCTTTTCGGATGGCGGGTTGTTCAACGCCCCAGACGCAGCGCTTGCACAGGCCCGCACGATGGTGGCGGACGGGGCGGACATCCTTGATATCGGGGGGGAAAGCACGCGGCCCGGTGCCGCGACAGTGGACGTGGACGAGGAAATCGCGCGCATAGCGCCAGTGATTGCCGCGATCCGCATGGATAGTGACACGCCCATTTCGATCGACACCCGTAAAGCCCGCGTCGCACAGGCGGCGTTTGCTGCGGGGGCGTCAATGGTCAATGACGTGTCCGCCTTTACATATGATCCGGAAATTGCCCGTGTCACTGCTGGGGCAGGTGCGCCATGCTGCCTGATGCATGCCATGGGCGAACCCGCGACAATGCAAGACGCGCCGACATATGGCGATGTCACGCTCGACGTTTACGACGCCCTTGAAGAGCGGATCAATACTGCAGAGGCGGCGGGAATTGGCCGGCACCAAATCATCGTCGATCCGGGTATTGGTTTTGGCAAGACCCAAGATCACAATCTGACCCTGTTGAAAAACCTATCTATTTTTCATGGGCTTGGCTGCGCGATTCTGCTTGGCGCATCGCGCAAGCGGTTCATTGGTACACTTGGAAACGCACCAGACGCACGTGACCGCACGGCGGGTTCGGTGGCGATCGCGTTGCACGGGATCGGGCAGGGTATGCAAATCCTGCGCGTCCATGATACGTTTGCGACAAGACAGGCAATGAGCCTGCATATGGCAGTGAATTAG